The DNA region GAGGTGTCCGCGGAGGAGGCCAAGGAGCTCGCGCGGACCTGTGCGCTGAACGCCCTGGCCGCCGTGAAGTCCGTGATCGGCGACCTGGACCGGATCGAGCGCGTCGTGAAGGTCGTCGGCTTCGTCGCCTCCGCCCCCGACTTCACCGGCCAGCCCGCCGTGATCAACGGCGCCAGCGAGCTGCTCGGCCAGGTGCTGGGCGAGGCCGGTGTGCACGCCCGCAGCGCGGTCGGCGTCGCGGTGCTGCCGCTGGACGCCCCGGTCGAGGTCGAGATCCAGGTGCGCGTCAAGAACGCTTGAGCGTGATCGCGGAGGCGGGGTTGGGCCTGTCCAACCCCGCCTCCGTGCGCTTAGCATCCGGGCATGGACCATCGAGCAACGACGCTCCCGATGCCGCCCGGCTGGCCCGCCCGGATCCGGGCGGTCGACTCCGGCCTGCTCACCCCGGCGGTGCCCAGGCCCGCCGCGACGGTCGTGCTGCTGCGCGACTGCGCCGACGGGCCGGAGGCCTACCTGCTGCGCCGGCGCACCTCGATGGCCTTCGCGGCCGGGATGTACGCCTACCCGGGCGGCGGGGTGGACCCGCGCGACGCCGAGGTCGAGCCGGGCTGGGCCGGGCCCCCGCCCGAGGAGTGGGCGCGCCGGCTCGGGGTGGACGCCCGGACGGCCCGGGCGGTGGTGTGCGCGGCCGTGCGCGAGACCTTCGAGGAGGCCGGCGTGCTGCTGGCCGGCCCCGACGCGGAGAGCGTCGCCGAGCCGCGCGACTGGTCCGCGGAGCGGGCCGCGCTGGAGGCACACGAGCTGTCCTTCGCCGAGTTCCTGCGGGACAACGGCCTGGTACTGCGCAGCGACCTGCTGGGCGGCTGGGCCCGTTGGATCACCCCGGAGTTCGAGGAGCGGCGCTACGACACCTGGTTCTTCGTCGCCGCCCTGCCCGCCGGTCAGCGCGCGGCGCTCGAGGTCGGCGAGGCCGACCGGGTCGCCTGGCTGACCCCGACCGAGGCGGTCCGGGGTTACCGGGAAGGCCGGTTCGGCATGCTGCCGCCGACCGTGACGGTGCTGCGCGAGCTGACGCCGGTCCGGACCGCCGCCGAGGCGCTGGCAGCGGCCGCCGGGCGGACGCTGGAGCCGGTACTGGGCCGGGCCGAGGTCCGCGGCGACCGGATGACGGTCCGCTGGCCCGGGTACGACGAGCTGACCATCGACGGGGAGTTCCCGGAGGACTCCTGACCGGAGGCGCCTGACCTCGGGGCACCTGAGTTGGGGTGGCCGAGTCGTGAACACCCGACCCGACGCCTGCCCCGCGATTCCTGACCACCACTGAAGAGATGCCGATCAGACGAT from Kitasatospora cathayae includes:
- a CDS encoding RidA family protein — protein: MSQVESKLAELGLTLPPVAAPVAAYVPAVQSGEFVFTSGQLPVVGGKLPSTGKVGAEVSAEEAKELARTCALNALAAVKSVIGDLDRIERVVKVVGFVASAPDFTGQPAVINGASELLGQVLGEAGVHARSAVGVAVLPLDAPVEVEIQVRVKNA
- a CDS encoding NUDIX hydrolase, with the protein product MDHRATTLPMPPGWPARIRAVDSGLLTPAVPRPAATVVLLRDCADGPEAYLLRRRTSMAFAAGMYAYPGGGVDPRDAEVEPGWAGPPPEEWARRLGVDARTARAVVCAAVRETFEEAGVLLAGPDAESVAEPRDWSAERAALEAHELSFAEFLRDNGLVLRSDLLGGWARWITPEFEERRYDTWFFVAALPAGQRAALEVGEADRVAWLTPTEAVRGYREGRFGMLPPTVTVLRELTPVRTAAEALAAAAGRTLEPVLGRAEVRGDRMTVRWPGYDELTIDGEFPEDS